A single region of the Changchengzhania lutea genome encodes:
- a CDS encoding glycogen/starch synthase encodes MKDKRILYVSSEVVPYLPETEISSMSFEAPRMVNQQGGQIRIFMPRYGNINERRHQLHEVIRLSGINLVVNDLDMPLIIKVASIPKERIQVYFIDNDEYFKRKATLTDEDGKLFSDNDERAIFFAKGVIETVKKLNWAPDVIHVHGWLASLLPVYLKEYYKDEPLFNESKIVTSVYNQSFNETLNKDLFNKIKFDNINDDAIEGLKEPTYTNLMKVAIDYSDALIVGSEEIPESLDTYIKASEKPVLEHKHKDEFGEAYTAFINNDVLS; translated from the coding sequence ATGAAAGATAAGAGGATATTGTATGTATCATCTGAAGTAGTACCCTATTTACCTGAGACCGAAATTTCATCCATGTCATTTGAAGCGCCAAGAATGGTTAACCAACAAGGCGGACAAATTAGAATTTTCATGCCTAGATACGGGAATATTAATGAGCGAAGACATCAATTGCATGAAGTCATTAGACTTTCTGGAATTAATTTAGTTGTAAATGATTTAGATATGCCACTTATTATTAAAGTAGCATCGATTCCTAAAGAGCGTATTCAAGTTTATTTTATAGATAATGACGAATACTTTAAAAGAAAGGCCACGTTAACGGATGAGGATGGCAAATTGTTTTCTGATAACGATGAACGCGCTATTTTCTTTGCAAAAGGTGTTATAGAAACCGTTAAAAAGTTAAACTGGGCACCAGATGTTATTCATGTGCATGGGTGGTTAGCATCATTACTTCCTGTTTATCTAAAAGAATATTATAAAGATGAACCCTTATTCAATGAAAGTAAAATAGTAACCTCTGTATATAATCAAAGTTTTAACGAAACATTAAATAAAGATCTGTTTAATAAGATTAAATTTGACAACATTAATGATGATGCTATTGAAGGTTTGAAAGAACCAACATACACCAACTTAATGAAAGTAGCTATCGATTATTCTGATGCGCTAATTGTTGGATCAGAAGAAATTCCAGAAAGTTTAGACACTTACATTAAGGCATCTGAAAAACCTGTTTTAGAACACAAACATAAAGATGAATTTGGAGAAGCCTACACGGCGTTTATTAATAATGACGTTTTAAGCTAG
- a CDS encoding DUF4270 domain-containing protein, which yields MKKIFKALKFSSLFSLIVILFVGCDKDFNILESDVLGRDNANFNTGFNKLPVLAYNKKLDSVQINGLSANLLGVYNDPSYGLTKASIITQVTPTTFGVDFGVNPIIKSVTLHIPYFSRAIDVDGDGNLTYTIQDSLFGNPEAFIKLSIYQNNYFLRDFNPNSSTNEAQNYYSNAESGINMTDNFALTDNALINFDEQKGALVYNDDNFIPSADAIITITGEGETAVTTRSAPALKVELNKDFWTNLLFLDATEADLSNSNNFKNYFRGLYFKAENIGNDGNMVLLNLASNEANITINYINDASTDDDTETYTLNFSGNRLNTFINDFSSVILENGDKDLGDLQLYLKGTAGSMAVVDLFGNEDLNDNDIPDGLEDFISDYRKTDKDGKFITEPTTGNFKLKRLINEAQLVIYEDVTSLPSDEDYHKYDRIYAYDIANELPTVDYFIDPVENSQEPYNSKVISLGQRIIEDDVPKYKIRLTEHLNNILLKDSTNTKLGLVISNNVNLINNAEILDSEDAVKSIPSVSIISPRGTILYGTHSTVDEKKRMAFEIFYTEPKEN from the coding sequence ATGAAAAAAATATTTAAAGCCCTAAAATTCTCAAGTCTTTTTAGCCTAATTGTCATTTTATTTGTTGGTTGCGACAAAGACTTTAACATCCTTGAGAGTGATGTTCTTGGTAGAGATAACGCTAACTTTAACACAGGTTTTAATAAACTTCCTGTTTTGGCCTACAATAAAAAGTTAGACTCTGTTCAAATAAACGGTTTAAGCGCTAATTTGCTTGGTGTTTATAACGATCCTTCTTACGGACTCACAAAAGCGAGTATTATTACGCAAGTAACACCAACAACGTTTGGTGTCGATTTTGGCGTTAACCCAATTATTAAATCGGTAACCTTGCACATACCGTATTTTAGTAGAGCTATCGACGTAGATGGTGATGGAAACCTTACTTATACCATACAAGATTCGCTATTCGGAAATCCAGAGGCGTTTATAAAACTCTCTATTTATCAAAACAATTACTTTTTAAGGGATTTTAACCCTAATTCAAGTACAAACGAGGCACAGAACTATTATTCAAATGCTGAAAGTGGCATTAACATGACTGATAATTTTGCTCTTACCGATAACGCTCTCATAAATTTTGACGAGCAAAAGGGCGCTTTAGTATATAATGATGACAATTTCATTCCGAGTGCTGATGCCATTATTACAATTACCGGTGAAGGTGAAACTGCAGTTACGACAAGGTCTGCCCCTGCGCTTAAAGTTGAATTGAACAAAGATTTTTGGACAAATTTATTATTTCTCGATGCCACCGAAGCAGACTTAAGCAATTCTAATAATTTTAAGAATTATTTTAGAGGCTTGTATTTCAAAGCTGAAAATATAGGTAACGATGGTAATATGGTATTGCTTAATCTGGCTTCAAACGAAGCTAATATCACTATCAATTATATCAATGATGCGAGTACCGACGATGATACAGAGACTTATACTCTTAATTTTTCAGGAAACCGATTAAATACTTTTATCAATGATTTTTCATCAGTAATACTAGAAAACGGCGATAAAGATTTAGGCGACCTACAACTCTATTTAAAAGGAACTGCTGGCTCCATGGCCGTTGTAGATTTATTTGGAAATGAAGACCTAAACGATAATGACATTCCAGATGGCTTAGAAGATTTTATTAGTGACTACAGAAAAACGGATAAAGACGGAAAATTTATTACAGAACCGACAACGGGGAATTTCAAACTAAAACGCTTAATTAATGAGGCCCAATTGGTCATTTATGAAGACGTAACGTCGCTGCCTTCAGATGAGGACTACCATAAGTACGACCGTATTTATGCCTATGATATTGCCAATGAACTTCCAACTGTCGATTATTTTATTGATCCTGTAGAAAATAGCCAAGAGCCTTATAACTCAAAAGTCATCAGCTTGGGGCAAAGAATTATTGAAGACGATGTTCCAAAATATAAAATTAGACTGACTGAGCACTTGAACAATATCTTGCTTAAAGATTCAACCAACACCAAATTAGGGTTGGTGATATCCAATAATGTGAACCTCATTAATAATGCGGAAATTTTAGATAGCGAAGATGCGGTTAAGTCAATTCCATCTGTCTCTATTATTTCGCCCAGAGGGACTATTTTATATGGCACCCATAGCACTGTTGACGAAAAGAAAAGAATGGCCTTCGAAATATTTTATACAGAACCCAAAGAAAATTAA
- the glmS gene encoding glutamine--fructose-6-phosphate transaminase (isomerizing) → MCGIVGYIGHRDAYPIIIEGLKRLEYRGYDSAGIALFDGTDLKVSKTKGKVADLEARADIEISKSGNVGIGHTRWATHGVPNDVNSHPHLSNSGELVIIHNGIIENYDSLKQELISRGYVFHSDTDTEVLINLIEDVKNKENVKLGKAVQIALNQVIGAYAIAVFDKNKPEEVVIARLGSPLAVGVGEDEFFIASDASPFLEYTKNAIYLEDEEMAVIRFHKPIKIRKIKDDSLVDTYVQELQLNLEQIEKGGYEHFMLKEIHEQPKAITDTYRGRLLRGDAIIKMAGVEDNMKRFLNANRIIIVACGTSWHAGLVAEYIFEDLARIPVEVEYASEFRYRNPVITENDVVIAISQSGETADTLAAIKLAKSKGAFVFGVCNVVGSSIARESDAGAYTHAGPEIGVASTKAFTTQITVLTLIALRLARAKGTMSSSDFRQHLLELEMIPKKVEKALEADAHIKMIADVYKDSRNCLYLGRGFNFPVALEGALKLKEISYIHAEGYPAAEMKHGPIALIDENMPIVVIATKKGHYEKVVSNIQEIKSRKGKIIGIVTEGDIQVKELADHVIEVPDTLESLSPLLTTIPLQLLSYHIAVLLDKNVDQPRNLAKSVTVE, encoded by the coding sequence ATGTGTGGAATTGTTGGATATATAGGACATAGAGACGCTTACCCCATTATAATCGAAGGCCTTAAGAGACTTGAGTACAGAGGATACGATAGTGCCGGTATCGCTTTATTTGATGGTACCGATTTAAAAGTATCAAAAACGAAAGGTAAAGTAGCTGATTTAGAAGCGCGTGCAGATATCGAAATTTCAAAAAGTGGAAATGTAGGCATCGGCCATACACGATGGGCAACCCACGGTGTACCTAATGATGTGAATTCCCATCCGCATTTATCAAATTCGGGAGAACTGGTTATTATCCATAATGGAATTATTGAAAATTACGATTCATTAAAACAAGAGCTTATATCTAGAGGCTATGTTTTTCATTCGGATACCGATACCGAAGTGCTCATAAATTTAATTGAAGATGTCAAGAATAAAGAAAATGTTAAGCTTGGCAAAGCGGTACAGATAGCCTTAAACCAAGTTATTGGCGCCTATGCCATTGCCGTGTTCGATAAAAATAAGCCAGAAGAGGTCGTTATTGCTCGGCTAGGAAGCCCTTTGGCTGTTGGCGTTGGAGAAGATGAATTCTTTATTGCTAGTGATGCGTCACCTTTTTTAGAATATACAAAAAATGCCATTTATTTGGAAGATGAAGAAATGGCAGTTATTAGGTTTCATAAACCTATTAAAATCCGTAAAATTAAAGATGATTCTTTAGTTGATACCTATGTACAAGAGCTTCAATTAAACTTAGAACAAATTGAAAAAGGGGGCTATGAGCATTTCATGCTCAAAGAGATTCACGAACAACCTAAAGCGATTACAGATACCTACAGAGGAAGGCTCTTAAGAGGGGATGCCATTATTAAAATGGCTGGTGTTGAAGATAACATGAAGCGGTTTCTTAATGCCAATCGTATTATTATTGTGGCTTGCGGTACATCGTGGCACGCAGGACTGGTAGCCGAATATATTTTTGAGGATCTGGCTAGAATTCCTGTAGAAGTTGAATATGCTTCAGAATTTAGATATAGAAACCCTGTCATTACAGAGAATGACGTGGTGATTGCCATTTCGCAATCTGGTGAAACCGCCGATACTTTAGCTGCCATTAAACTAGCCAAGTCAAAAGGTGCTTTCGTATTTGGAGTTTGTAATGTAGTCGGTTCATCTATCGCAAGAGAATCAGATGCAGGGGCATATACGCATGCTGGTCCAGAAATTGGAGTGGCATCAACTAAAGCATTTACAACTCAAATTACCGTTTTGACATTAATCGCATTACGTTTAGCTAGAGCTAAAGGCACCATGTCAAGTTCAGACTTCCGTCAACACTTATTAGAGTTAGAAATGATTCCTAAAAAAGTTGAAAAGGCCTTAGAAGCGGATGCACATATTAAAATGATTGCAGATGTATATAAAGATTCACGAAATTGCTTATACTTGGGCAGAGGTTTTAATTTCCCTGTAGCTTTAGAGGGCGCATTAAAACTAAAGGAAATCTCGTATATTCATGCTGAAGGCTACCCTGCTGCTGAAATGAAACACGGTCCCATCGCATTGATTGATGAGAATATGCCTATTGTAGTCATTGCTACAAAAAAAGGCCATTACGAAAAGGTTGTGAGTAACATTCAAGAAATTAAATCCAGAAAAGGAAAAATTATAGGTATTGTCACTGAAGGCGATATACAAGTGAAGGAACTAGCAGATCATGTTATTGAAGTTCCAGATACACTAGAATCCTTATCTCCATTACTTACTACCATTCCGCTTCAATTACTATCATACCATATTGCGGTGTTGTTAGATAAAAATGTCGATCAACCACGTAATTTAGCGAAATCGGTTACCGTGGAATAG
- a CDS encoding TonB-dependent receptor → MKKILPIFMLFLCGITYAQTTITGTVVDDSGQPIPGANIIVTGTSTGTVTDFDGNFSLIYAQNPPFSVQASSVGFETVTVEVTSNNQKIDFILNEGTSLDEVVISASRTPERIFESPVTVERFGLKEIKNTASAGFYDGLENLKGVDINTNSLTFKSINTRGFATFANTRFMQLVDGMDNSAPALNFPIGNLVGMNETDVASVELLPGAASALYGANAFNGILFMRSKSPFDFQGISGYHKQGITSQDAGGDNTYRDSGIRAAYKFSNKFAAKVNFGWLKGTDWTADNYNGKPGTGATRESLDYDGINVYGDLVAANINVLAGGTGIVPDVVVSRTGYEERDLTNYNAESIKADWGLYFRPWENDFEIQYVGKFGTGNTIYQGSNRYNINGFSQQQHKIEVKNDNFFVRGYVVSDKAGDSYDMVFTGVNINRAWKSDEQWFGEYINTYVGATLTGATDTQAHAAARAQAESGRFLPGTPEFEAAFNKSINDPDLTTGSKFQDASKYYHSDVNYNFSHLWDVVDIQVGGSYRQYSLNSSGTIYTDFDGPIDYSEYGIYTQLQKEFELNDDMQLKLTGSARYDKSEFFDGFISPRISAGLTVNRNHNIRASVQTGFRNPTTQDLFIGLNAGPRVLVGSAPDNLDRYERTYNINPGGIALGQPATVSQTGRAAYENSFLKSSVDAYLASGNNVNNRDASLLEVGNSDVVKPEKVTSVEVGYRGKLNKVIIDMSVYYNKYQDFISGEVVSAPFYGTAGTDDISVDAISNRDFRDYQTYNNSEADINSYGGSIGLNMKVLGGFDLGGSYTYTKQDFDQAAFPDFITSFNTPEHKTKLSFGNTELFKNFGFNAAWRWSDTYYWQATFGNGQIPAYHVIDAQINYTVPSLKSSFKVGATNLLGDEYFTAIGVGSIGSMYYLSWTINNL, encoded by the coding sequence ATGAAAAAAATTCTCCCAATTTTCATGTTGTTTTTATGCGGTATCACCTACGCTCAAACAACAATTACCGGGACTGTTGTTGATGACAGTGGTCAACCCATTCCTGGTGCAAACATCATAGTTACTGGAACTTCCACTGGAACAGTAACAGACTTTGATGGTAATTTTTCACTCATTTACGCTCAAAACCCTCCATTTTCGGTACAAGCAAGTAGTGTAGGGTTTGAAACAGTGACTGTTGAAGTTACATCAAATAATCAAAAAATTGATTTTATCCTTAACGAAGGAACTTCTCTAGATGAAGTAGTCATTTCGGCATCGAGAACTCCTGAGCGTATTTTCGAATCACCAGTAACTGTGGAGCGTTTCGGATTAAAGGAAATTAAAAATACAGCTTCAGCAGGTTTTTACGATGGATTAGAAAATCTAAAAGGGGTTGATATTAATACGAATAGTTTAACTTTTAAGTCGATAAACACCAGAGGATTTGCAACATTTGCAAACACACGTTTTATGCAGTTGGTAGATGGCATGGACAATTCGGCACCCGCATTGAATTTCCCAATCGGAAATTTGGTTGGAATGAATGAGACCGATGTAGCTAGCGTCGAGCTATTACCTGGAGCGGCATCTGCTCTTTATGGAGCGAACGCATTCAATGGTATCTTATTTATGCGAAGTAAAAGTCCTTTTGATTTTCAAGGCATTAGTGGTTATCATAAACAAGGTATTACTTCGCAAGACGCTGGTGGGGACAATACCTATAGAGATTCTGGTATCAGAGCAGCTTATAAGTTCAGTAATAAATTTGCTGCCAAAGTCAACTTTGGATGGTTAAAAGGGACAGATTGGACTGCTGATAATTATAATGGTAAACCAGGAACTGGTGCTACCAGAGAAAGTCTCGATTATGATGGAATTAACGTTTATGGTGATTTGGTTGCTGCTAACATTAACGTATTAGCTGGCGGAACTGGTATTGTACCAGATGTGGTTGTAAGTAGAACTGGCTACGAAGAAAGAGACTTGACAAACTATAATGCAGAAAGTATTAAAGCAGATTGGGGCTTGTATTTTCGGCCTTGGGAAAATGATTTTGAAATTCAATACGTTGGAAAGTTTGGTACAGGAAATACCATATACCAAGGTAGTAACAGATACAATATTAATGGTTTCTCGCAACAGCAACATAAAATTGAAGTAAAGAATGATAATTTCTTTGTTAGAGGCTATGTCGTTTCAGATAAAGCTGGAGATTCTTATGATATGGTATTCACAGGTGTTAATATAAATAGAGCATGGAAGTCTGATGAACAATGGTTTGGTGAGTATATCAACACTTATGTTGGTGCCACACTTACAGGAGCAACAGATACTCAAGCTCATGCTGCCGCAAGAGCACAGGCAGAGTCAGGGCGTTTTTTACCTGGCACTCCAGAATTTGAAGCTGCATTCAATAAAAGTATTAACGACCCTGATTTGACTACAGGTTCTAAATTCCAGGATGCATCTAAATATTATCATAGTGATGTCAATTACAACTTTAGTCATTTATGGGATGTAGTAGATATTCAAGTTGGTGGCTCATATAGACAATACAGTTTAAATTCTTCTGGGACTATTTATACGGATTTTGATGGTCCTATTGATTATTCTGAATATGGAATCTACACCCAACTCCAAAAAGAATTTGAGTTGAATGATGACATGCAATTAAAACTTACGGGTTCTGCACGTTACGATAAATCTGAATTTTTCGATGGCTTTATTTCTCCCAGAATTTCTGCTGGTTTAACAGTAAACAGAAATCATAATATTAGAGCTTCAGTACAAACAGGTTTTAGAAACCCAACCACACAAGATTTATTTATAGGTCTTAATGCTGGTCCAAGAGTTTTAGTTGGTTCTGCTCCAGATAATTTAGATCGTTATGAAAGAACTTATAACATCAACCCAGGAGGTATTGCTTTGGGTCAACCAGCTACGGTTTCTCAAACGGGTCGAGCTGCTTATGAAAATTCATTCTTAAAATCATCAGTAGATGCATATTTAGCAAGTGGTAACAATGTGAACAATAGAGATGCTAGTTTATTAGAAGTTGGTAACTCTGATGTTGTTAAGCCTGAAAAGGTTACTTCTGTTGAAGTTGGATACAGAGGTAAGCTAAATAAGGTAATCATTGATATGAGTGTTTATTACAACAAGTACCAAGATTTTATTTCTGGAGAAGTTGTGAGCGCACCGTTCTATGGTACTGCTGGAACTGATGATATTTCTGTTGATGCAATTTCAAATCGCGATTTTCGTGATTATCAAACCTATAACAATTCTGAAGCAGATATCAATTCTTATGGTGGCTCTATAGGTTTAAATATGAAAGTTTTAGGAGGTTTTGATTTAGGTGGAAGTTATACCTATACTAAACAGGATTTTGACCAAGCTGCTTTCCCTGACTTTATTACAAGCTTCAATACACCAGAACATAAAACTAAATTAAGTTTTGGAAACACTGAACTATTTAAAAACTTCGGATTTAATGCCGCTTGGAGATGGAGTGACACCTATTATTGGCAAGCTACCTTTGGCAATGGTCAAATTCCAGCCTATCATGTTATAGACGCACAAATTAATTACACAGTCCCATCACTTAAGTCATCATTTAAAGTAGGAGCAACAAATTTACTTGGGGATGAATATTTTACAGCCATTGGTGTTGGTAGCATTGGATCCATGTATTACTTGTCTTGGACTATTAATAACTTATAA
- a CDS encoding SGNH/GDSL hydrolase family protein produces MKSIKYIFLSAVLITFTACSEDDYDYTPNPEPVPAFTAGSADFTNYVAVGASFTAGFTDGALFIASQQNSFPNILSQQFGSANFSQPLMNDNIGGLLFGGNIITNPRLFFNGSGPAVLPAIPTTETTNILSGSFSNMGVPGAKSFHFVAPGYGNLAGVPVGAANPYFARMASSTNATIIGDAVAQNPTFFTLSEVGGNDVLGFATSGGSGVDQTGNLDPATYGGNDITDPNVFAQVFSGQVTALTANGAKGVVANVPYITNLPHFTTVPFAPLDPTNPDFGPQIPTLNTVFGALNPIFQAIDPSRVIVFSETAASPVVIKDESLPNIAAQISGALAASPAFPVFLSQFGLDGSNPTIVQTVAGLFGSLYGQARQATEDDLLVLPSSSIIGTVNTAFAGQLALAGLSQAVAGQFAVEGVTLPLEDKWVLLPSEQLAIRTATDAYNATIASVASANSLALVDFKGILEEASTTGISDGDFTLTTDLVSGGLVSLDGVHLTARGYAIMANKFLEAIDTTYGSNFIAAGVKANPGDYPTNYSPNL; encoded by the coding sequence ATGAAAAGCATTAAATACATATTCCTTTCAGCTGTCCTAATAACGTTTACAGCTTGTAGTGAAGACGATTACGATTATACCCCAAACCCAGAACCAGTACCAGCTTTTACTGCTGGTAGTGCAGATTTTACAAACTATGTTGCTGTTGGAGCCTCTTTTACAGCGGGTTTCACGGATGGCGCTTTGTTTATTGCTAGTCAGCAAAACTCATTTCCAAACATACTATCACAGCAATTTGGTAGCGCAAATTTTTCACAACCACTGATGAATGATAATATTGGTGGACTACTATTTGGTGGAAACATTATAACTAATCCAAGGCTATTTTTCAATGGCTCTGGACCTGCTGTTTTACCTGCAATACCAACAACTGAAACAACAAATATTCTTTCAGGATCCTTCTCTAATATGGGAGTTCCTGGAGCAAAAAGTTTTCATTTCGTAGCTCCTGGTTATGGTAACCTTGCAGGAGTACCTGTTGGAGCTGCAAATCCTTATTTTGCAAGAATGGCATCATCTACAAATGCAACTATTATTGGTGATGCTGTCGCTCAGAATCCTACTTTTTTCACACTCTCTGAAGTAGGAGGAAATGATGTTTTAGGGTTTGCAACTTCTGGAGGATCAGGAGTTGACCAAACAGGGAATTTGGATCCAGCTACTTATGGTGGAAATGACATTACAGACCCTAATGTATTTGCCCAAGTTTTTTCAGGCCAAGTCACAGCATTAACCGCAAACGGTGCTAAAGGTGTTGTTGCTAACGTACCCTATATTACTAATTTACCTCACTTTACCACGGTGCCATTTGCTCCATTAGATCCAACAAATCCAGATTTTGGCCCTCAAATACCAACATTGAATACAGTTTTTGGTGCGCTAAATCCAATTTTTCAAGCCATTGACCCAAGTCGGGTGATTGTTTTTTCTGAAACGGCGGCAAGCCCTGTGGTTATTAAGGATGAAAGTCTGCCTAATATCGCAGCACAAATTTCAGGAGCACTAGCTGCCAGTCCAGCTTTTCCCGTTTTCCTTTCTCAGTTTGGTTTAGACGGAAGCAACCCGACTATTGTACAAACCGTAGCTGGTTTGTTTGGAAGTTTGTATGGACAAGCAAGACAAGCTACAGAAGATGATTTACTAGTGCTACCAAGTAGCTCAATTATTGGTACAGTAAATACCGCTTTTGCAGGCCAACTAGCCCTAGCAGGATTATCTCAAGCTGTTGCGGGTCAATTTGCTGTAGAAGGCGTCACGCTTCCTTTAGAAGATAAGTGGGTTTTATTACCAAGTGAACAGCTCGCTATTAGAACTGCAACAGATGCTTACAACGCAACAATTGCGAGCGTTGCTTCTGCTAACAGTTTAGCTTTGGTTGATTTTAAAGGCATTTTGGAGGAGGCTTCCACTACAGGAATCTCTGATGGTGATTTCACGCTTACAACTGATTTGGTTTCAGGTGGTTTAGTAAGTTTAGATGGTGTACATTTAACAGCTAGAGGTTATGCTATAATGGCTAATAAATTTTTGGAAGCTATTGATACTACTTATGGCTCCAATTTTATAGCTGCTGGAGTTAAGGCAAATCCTGGAGATTACCCAACAAATTATTCTCCTAACTTATAA
- the atpD gene encoding F0F1 ATP synthase subunit beta has translation MSKVTGRVAQIVGPVIDVEFGAGAELPKIYDSLEIKKADGSLLVLEVQSHIGEDTVRTIAMDSSDGLSRGTEVVATGAPIQMPIGGDVYGRLFNVIGDAIDGLGDLPKAGDAGLPIHRQAPKFEDLSTSTEVLFTGIKVIDLIEPYAKGGKIGLFGGAGVGKTVLIQELINNIAKGHGGLSVFAGVGERTREGNDLLREMLESGIIKYGDDFMHSMEAGGWDLSKVDKAGMKESKATFVFGQMNEPPGARARVALSGLTIAEYFRDGAGEGQGKDVLFFVDNIFRFTQAGSEVSALLGRMPSAVGYQPTLATEMGAMQERITSTKRGSITSVQAVYVPADDLTDPAPATTFAHLDATTVLSRKIAELGIYPAVDPLDSTSRILTADILGAEHYNCAQRVKELLQRYKELQDIIAILGMEELSEEDKMAVGRARRVQRFLSQPFHVAEQFTGLKGVLVDIKETIKGFNMIMDGELDHLPEAAFNLKGTIEEAIEAGDKMLAEA, from the coding sequence ATGTCTAAAGTTACAGGTAGAGTTGCACAAATAGTAGGTCCCGTTATCGATGTTGAATTCGGTGCAGGTGCTGAACTTCCAAAAATTTATGATTCGTTAGAAATTAAAAAAGCAGATGGTTCGCTTTTAGTACTTGAAGTACAATCTCACATTGGTGAAGATACTGTTCGTACTATTGCTATGGATTCGTCTGATGGTTTAAGTAGAGGTACTGAAGTTGTTGCAACTGGAGCACCTATACAAATGCCAATTGGAGGTGATGTATATGGCCGTTTATTTAATGTAATTGGAGATGCTATTGATGGTCTTGGAGATTTACCTAAGGCGGGTGATGCTGGATTGCCAATTCACAGACAAGCACCTAAATTTGAAGATTTATCAACCTCTACTGAAGTTTTATTCACAGGTATTAAAGTCATCGATTTAATTGAGCCCTATGCAAAAGGTGGTAAAATTGGATTATTTGGTGGTGCCGGTGTAGGTAAAACGGTATTAATTCAGGAGCTGATTAACAATATAGCTAAAGGACACGGTGGACTTTCAGTTTTCGCTGGAGTTGGAGAAAGAACGCGTGAAGGGAATGACCTTTTAAGAGAGATGTTAGAATCTGGCATTATTAAATATGGTGACGACTTTATGCATTCTATGGAAGCAGGCGGATGGGATCTTTCTAAAGTTGATAAAGCTGGAATGAAAGAATCTAAAGCGACGTTTGTTTTCGGACAAATGAATGAGCCTCCTGGAGCACGTGCACGTGTGGCCTTATCTGGTTTAACCATTGCTGAATATTTCCGTGATGGTGCTGGTGAAGGACAGGGAAAAGATGTCCTTTTCTTCGTAGATAATATTTTCCGTTTTACACAAGCTGGATCTGAGGTATCTGCATTACTTGGTCGTATGCCATCTGCGGTAGGTTACCAACCCACATTAGCAACAGAGATGGGTGCCATGCAAGAGCGTATTACATCAACAAAAAGAGGTTCTATTACATCTGTACAAGCGGTTTATGTACCTGCAGATGATTTAACCGATCCTGCTCCCGCAACAACATTTGCTCACTTAGATGCCACAACGGTATTATCTCGTAAAATTGCTGAATTGGGTATTTATCCTGCGGTAGATCCGTTAGATTCTACTTCAAGAATTTTGACTGCTGATATTTTAGGAGCTGAACATTACAACTGTGCGCAACGCGTAAAAGAGTTATTACAACGATATAAAGAATTACAAGATATTATTGCCATCCTTGGTATGGAAGAATTATCTGAAGAAGATAAAATGGCTGTTGGTAGAGCAAGACGTGTACAACGTTTCTTATCACAACCGTTCCACGTGGCTGAGCAATTTACAGGCCTTAAAGGTGTTTTAGTAGACATTAAAGAAACCATTAAAGGGTTTAATATGATTATGGATGGTGAATTAGATCACTTGCCAGAAGCAGCATTTAACCTTAAAGGAACTATTGAAGAAGCTATTGAAGCTGGTGATAAAATGTTAGCTGAAGCTTAA
- a CDS encoding F0F1 ATP synthase subunit epsilon: protein MYLEIVSPEASLVSGEVESVTVPGVDGEFQMLNNHAAIVSLLAEGEVRFQGNPAITIGYENKFTQKNGKWVMHINGGTIEMKDNKVIVLAD, encoded by the coding sequence ATGTATTTAGAAATTGTATCTCCAGAAGCATCCCTAGTAAGTGGCGAAGTTGAAAGCGTTACTGTTCCAGGTGTCGATGGTGAATTCCAAATGTTAAATAATCATGCCGCCATTGTTTCACTATTGGCTGAAGGTGAAGTAAGGTTTCAAGGAAATCCTGCAATTACCATAGGCTACGAAAATAAATTTACTCAGAAAAACGGTAAATGGGTTATGCATATTAATGGCGGAACCATTGAAATGAAAGATAATAAAGTTATTGTTTTAGCAGACTAG